In Kordia antarctica, the following proteins share a genomic window:
- a CDS encoding helix-turn-helix domain-containing protein, whose translation MKFIYNIVFAVCVFTLCVWNVDANEQPIRTLLETELSSSVVSNQVIDSLQVSEKYEELVAALTQKQAIFEIRYYILAGITLLLVLMFGVLCFFNKRGDKRLEKIVSLLEKSRQKNNKEKNHNAYIEIDETIVAAILENLQAFEIERGFLISKITLHDFAKKIKTNTKYLSKVINTHKLKSFRSYINDLRIQYSLSELKNNARYRKYTVKAMAKESGFSTAESFSKAFQKRTGKTVSNFLKQSHHAISN comes from the coding sequence ATGAAATTTATATATAACATCGTTTTTGCTGTCTGCGTATTCACCTTGTGTGTTTGGAATGTAGACGCAAATGAGCAACCTATACGCACGCTATTAGAAACTGAGTTGTCATCAAGCGTAGTATCAAATCAAGTGATTGATAGTTTACAAGTGTCAGAAAAATATGAAGAATTGGTCGCGGCATTGACACAAAAACAAGCAATATTTGAAATTCGATATTACATATTGGCAGGTATTACATTGTTATTAGTATTGATGTTTGGGGTTTTGTGCTTCTTTAATAAACGAGGCGATAAGCGACTTGAAAAAATTGTGTCTTTGTTGGAAAAAAGTCGTCAAAAAAATAATAAAGAAAAGAATCACAACGCATACATTGAAATTGATGAAACTATTGTTGCTGCTATTTTAGAGAATCTTCAAGCGTTTGAAATAGAGAGAGGTTTCTTGATTTCAAAGATTACATTACACGATTTCGCGAAGAAGATAAAGACTAACACAAAGTATTTATCAAAAGTGATTAATACACATAAGTTGAAATCGTTTCGAAGTTATATCAATGATTTACGAATTCAATATAGCCTTTCAGAATTAAAAAATAATGCACGTTACAGAAAGTATACAGTAAAAGCTATGGCAAAAGAATCGGGTTTTAGTACCGCAGAATCTTTTTCTAAAGCATTTCAAAAAAGAACTGGTAAAACTGTTTCTAATTTTTTAAAACAATCCCATCATGCAATAAGCAACTAA
- a CDS encoding ABC transporter permease, which yields MNSIKNLFKLKNKTASKLDEENTEEAREQIRITYYQSGYGSSIKASGGAITFGVGLKNLYNSFENLCRKQLNEQKILKQPYIEAQEKQQTELKKRETAISIYEDQKQKNIQNIDEHKYEMVNVKQSPEKYGIDTDKRPKAQFYIGLSLLLPITVYLFVFYISASYSAFFKNFESDSLTAAIFDGNALGKAVSDGWLEALFVGTIPFVFMGLGYLIHMFQKNKKAMSFVKLGALFILTFLFDIILAYSIEKKMFNFERVLGETFSLSIALESVNFWGIIFAGFVVYIIWGLVFDFVMKEHENVDKIRAFIRNKKEEIKNEVEKKNELVKKIDTIKHEITAINGSISELQSKINGFIFPVKEYLHYHYQYKEGWYQAINAEIALPSKEKNELKQRCEDVSNTHLQELQLKENMEYQHLVFTKN from the coding sequence ATGAATTCCATAAAAAACTTATTCAAATTAAAGAATAAAACGGCTTCTAAATTAGATGAAGAAAACACAGAAGAAGCTAGAGAACAAATAAGAATCACTTACTATCAGAGTGGTTATGGTTCATCTATAAAAGCTTCGGGAGGTGCTATAACATTCGGCGTAGGCTTAAAAAATTTATACAACAGTTTTGAAAACCTTTGTCGCAAGCAATTAAATGAACAAAAAATATTAAAACAACCTTACATTGAAGCACAAGAAAAGCAACAGACTGAACTCAAAAAACGGGAAACTGCTATTTCTATTTATGAAGATCAAAAACAAAAAAACATCCAAAATATTGATGAACATAAGTATGAAATGGTCAATGTAAAGCAAAGTCCAGAAAAGTATGGAATTGATACGGATAAGCGTCCCAAAGCTCAGTTTTATATTGGATTGTCATTGCTTTTACCAATTACAGTATACTTGTTTGTGTTTTACATATCTGCTTCCTATTCGGCATTTTTCAAAAACTTTGAAAGTGATAGTCTGACTGCCGCTATATTTGATGGGAATGCGTTAGGCAAGGCAGTTTCAGACGGATGGCTTGAAGCGTTATTTGTCGGAACAATTCCTTTTGTATTCATGGGATTAGGATATCTTATTCACATGTTTCAAAAAAATAAAAAAGCAATGTCTTTTGTGAAGCTTGGTGCGTTATTTATACTTACTTTTTTGTTTGACATCATTTTAGCTTATTCGATAGAAAAGAAAATGTTCAATTTTGAAAGAGTGCTTGGAGAAACTTTTTCGCTTTCCATAGCTTTAGAAAGTGTAAATTTTTGGGGAATCATTTTTGCAGGTTTTGTGGTCTACATTATTTGGGGTTTAGTCTTCGATTTTGTGATGAAAGAACATGAAAACGTCGATAAAATAAGAGCCTTTATCAGAAACAAAAAAGAAGAAATAAAGAACGAGGTAGAGAAGAAAAATGAGTTGGTCAAAAAAATTGATACCATAAAACATGAAATCACAGCGATCAATGGAAGTATCTCTGAACTTCAATCCAAAATCAACGGATTCATCTTTCCTGTAAAAGAATATCTGCATTATCATTATCAGTACAAAGAAGGATGGTATCAGGCAATAAATGCAGAAATAGCACTTCCTTCAAAAGAAAAAAATGAATTAAAACAACGTTGTGAAGATGTGTCTAATACACATTTACAAGAATTACAGCTAAAGGAAAATATGGAGTATCAACATCTAGTATTTACCAAAAATTAA
- a CDS encoding helix-turn-helix domain-containing protein — MVFKKILVVEDTDSINLGLMSKLNDLGFKTVISSQSCDGALIKIKRAIQDEEPFDLLISDLSFIAATTNPKINTGEELIAEVKRIQSTIKIIAFSVKNQQSVIKQLLEEIKVDGYVCKGLHGLKELHNAILAINKGQIYVCPIAKASLEQKHVFQLDDFEKQLLQLVANGYKQDDIAEYFKSKNISPNSRRSIEDRLSRLRDNFNATTTSQLIYLAQSLDLI; from the coding sequence ATGGTATTTAAAAAGATTTTAGTAGTTGAAGATACAGATAGTATTAACTTAGGTTTAATGTCCAAGTTAAATGATTTAGGATTTAAAACGGTTATATCTTCACAATCTTGCGATGGCGCACTAATAAAAATAAAAAGAGCCATTCAAGATGAAGAACCTTTTGACCTTCTTATTAGTGATTTATCATTTATAGCAGCGACTACAAATCCCAAAATTAATACAGGAGAAGAACTTATTGCAGAAGTAAAACGGATACAGTCGACTATAAAAATCATTGCCTTTTCTGTTAAAAATCAACAAAGTGTTATTAAACAATTGTTAGAAGAAATCAAAGTAGATGGGTATGTCTGTAAAGGACTTCATGGCTTAAAAGAACTTCATAACGCTATACTCGCAATCAATAAAGGACAAATATATGTATGTCCTATTGCTAAAGCTTCATTAGAACAAAAACATGTCTTTCAACTGGACGATTTTGAAAAACAATTACTTCAATTAGTGGCAAACGGTTATAAGCAGGATGATATTGCTGAGTATTTTAAATCTAAAAATATTTCGCCAAATAGTAGACGCTCCATAGAAGATCGACTGAGTAGACTTCGAGATAATTTTAATGCTACGACAACTTCACAACTCATTTATCTTGCCCAAAGTTTAGATCTTATCTAA
- a CDS encoding tetratricopeptide repeat-containing sensor histidine kinase, whose translation MKSNRTSFLFFVGFIFCLFFATTSVYGQVEMDSVTYYQELVKNSNTVDDLRKANTFFRKKIDGIEKDNPFVLYHKYDVASIEKKIGNYIESENLLVYILDNIEQFESSELRDYYQKSSFILLGNIYRDLKNKEKSIELYDRALQKAKIAKDSVVILNNKSNIYKDFEEYENSEKDLLTAYNLLPKLTDSIEIARVFDNLGFAYSKLRKLKGLEFLKKGLELREKLNDKKGLYSSYKQLAIHYKDYQNNSLAELYAMKAFNMSKEVNTPSFREDALGLLVEFSNYSYAKEYKRLNDSISDIKTLEENKFAIYRYDKSESEKRTLESELNNVIEKRRTLIYKFLGGIILVIAIFFIIIQRNRNKRHTIQQVHKTEKELSKKVHDELGNDIFYLMNQIQYNPAFLLEKEGLKVLNDLNDIYIKARDISKKYTNIDTGIGYKDELLNLLNSFGNATTKIVTNEITVAFWESVTPISKEQLYRILQELFTNMKKHSEASLVAVTFTKYKRYIVVKYVDNGKGAVATHISKNGLRNVENRIDEMKGTITFDTNPNEGFKVEIRFVA comes from the coding sequence ATGAAAAGTAATAGAACTTCATTCCTCTTTTTTGTTGGCTTTATTTTCTGCTTGTTCTTTGCTACGACTAGCGTGTATGGACAAGTTGAAATGGATAGTGTTACATATTATCAAGAATTAGTTAAAAATTCAAATACAGTTGATGACCTAAGAAAAGCGAATACGTTTTTTAGGAAGAAAATAGATGGAATAGAAAAGGATAACCCTTTTGTTCTATATCATAAGTATGATGTGGCTAGTATAGAAAAAAAGATTGGAAACTATATAGAAAGCGAAAATCTTTTAGTTTACATACTTGACAACATTGAACAGTTTGAATCTTCTGAACTTAGAGATTACTACCAGAAATCTAGTTTTATTTTATTGGGGAATATTTATAGAGACCTAAAAAATAAAGAGAAATCAATAGAGTTGTATGATAGAGCTTTACAAAAAGCAAAAATAGCTAAGGATAGTGTAGTTATTTTAAATAATAAATCTAACATTTATAAAGATTTTGAAGAATATGAAAATTCCGAAAAAGACTTATTAACAGCATATAATTTACTTCCAAAACTGACAGATTCTATTGAAATAGCTAGAGTATTTGATAATTTGGGTTTTGCATATTCTAAATTAAGAAAATTAAAAGGATTAGAATTTTTAAAAAAGGGTTTAGAACTGCGTGAGAAATTAAATGACAAGAAGGGTTTATACTCAAGCTACAAGCAATTGGCAATACATTATAAAGATTATCAAAATAATTCGTTAGCTGAATTATATGCTATGAAAGCTTTTAACATGAGTAAAGAAGTCAATACACCTTCCTTTAGAGAAGACGCTCTAGGACTACTTGTGGAATTTTCTAATTATTCTTACGCAAAAGAGTATAAACGATTAAATGATAGTATTTCAGATATTAAAACATTAGAAGAAAATAAATTTGCTATTTACAGATATGATAAGTCTGAATCTGAAAAAAGAACCTTAGAAAGTGAACTTAATAATGTGATTGAAAAGCGCAGAACTTTAATATATAAGTTTTTAGGAGGTATCATTTTAGTAATTGCCATCTTTTTTATCATTATACAACGAAACAGAAATAAACGCCACACAATCCAACAAGTTCACAAAACCGAAAAAGAACTATCAAAAAAAGTACATGATGAGTTGGGGAATGATATTTTTTACTTAATGAATCAGATACAATATAATCCAGCTTTTTTATTGGAAAAAGAAGGATTAAAGGTATTAAACGACCTAAATGATATCTATATAAAAGCAAGAGATATTTCAAAAAAGTATACCAACATTGATACAGGAATAGGTTATAAAGACGAATTACTCAATTTGTTAAATTCTTTCGGAAATGCGACTACTAAAATTGTTACCAATGAAATCACAGTCGCTTTTTGGGAATCTGTTACGCCCATAAGCAAAGAACAACTTTACAGAATACTTCAAGAATTATTCACTAACATGAAAAAGCATAGTGAAGCATCTTTGGTGGCAGTTACTTTTACTAAATACAAACGCTATATTGTTGTAAAATATGTTGACAACGGAAAAGGAGCAGTAGCAACGCACATATCTAAAAATGGTCTTCGTAATGTGGAAAACCGCATAGATGAGATGAAGGGAACTATTACATTTGATACCAATCCAAACGAAGGATTTAAAGTAGAAATACGATTTGTCGCATAA
- a CDS encoding tetratricopeptide repeat protein — MTKKKSGKGCLIVIGIFFMIGFIGSLLPKAEGDIYAEAKSKYTYSEYTEALTLINEAIIRDSTNSEYYELRGKILYKLQDTIHSKEDFKKTLFFATTDSIKDSRIKELIAWDIQHGKEEEAKELLQKEIQLYKTDSLQHIEVVEYAARKYLEIGDTLETINLYKQLNEEYKHSGKFSNKLGILYSQMQKNKNALAEFKKAVEIEPNNDQFLYNLGISYLNIGSKRRAKPYLKKAAELGNSDACREYRELSAKTHYYQRTKCCDGTTSSASGRGACSHHRGVCGIVNIPYKVYTIECH, encoded by the coding sequence ATGACAAAAAAGAAAAGCGGAAAAGGGTGTTTAATTGTAATTGGCATCTTTTTTATGATAGGATTTATTGGAAGCTTACTACCAAAAGCAGAAGGCGATATCTATGCTGAAGCGAAATCGAAATATACATATAGTGAATATACCGAAGCGTTAACTTTAATTAATGAAGCTATTATTAGAGATAGTACAAATTCTGAATATTATGAACTTCGTGGAAAAATACTTTATAAATTACAAGATACTATTCATAGTAAAGAAGATTTTAAAAAGACTCTTTTTTTTGCTACAACCGACTCTATAAAAGATAGTAGAATCAAAGAACTAATTGCATGGGATATACAACATGGAAAGGAAGAAGAAGCCAAGGAATTACTTCAAAAAGAAATTCAATTATATAAGACAGATTCATTACAACATATTGAAGTTGTTGAGTATGCAGCTAGAAAATATTTAGAAATTGGAGATACACTCGAAACTATAAACCTCTACAAACAACTTAATGAAGAATATAAACATAGCGGTAAATTCAGCAACAAGCTTGGAATTTTATATTCACAGATGCAGAAAAACAAAAATGCTTTGGCTGAATTTAAAAAAGCTGTTGAAATAGAACCTAATAACGATCAGTTTTTATACAACTTAGGTATTAGTTATCTAAATATTGGAAGTAAGCGAAGAGCTAAACCGTATTTAAAAAAAGCTGCGGAATTAGGGAATAGTGATGCCTGCCGAGAATACAGAGAATTATCGGCAAAGACACACTATTATCAACGAACAAAATGCTGTGACGGCACTACAAGTTCTGCAAGTGGTCGTGGCGCATGTTCTCATCATAGAGGTGTTTGTGGAATTGTTAATATTCCATATAAAGTTTATACAATAGAATGCCATTAA